One Thermodesulfobacteriota bacterium genomic region harbors:
- a CDS encoding PrsW family intramembrane metalloprotease: protein MDHAIIFVSLIVAVAPMVALLFFIWWVDQYDREPLKYVFASFLWGGLGAIAFSILGTEAGIRMLGGFVNSTGFDFPAVVLAPFIEEFMKGLIVFFLLRYRHFDNVTDGLVYGAASGLGFGMTENFMYFTQFAGNSPGYEWLNLLFVRSMMTANMHCAASATFGAGISKLKDGGKNAWLSVGGFYLLAVFLHATWNFLVTSRVEAYWGLAVIILFVYIVFIFVIFVKGILGERKQREVVLVEEFDLGVLPADHRKILMSYRAMRKGGWFPEYLNKDKYLSLVSRLALRKTSYYKSEGSRQAALQKEIVELRVELKRFADLLQQLQQEKAAT from the coding sequence ATGGACCACGCGATCATTTTCGTTTCATTGATAGTGGCTGTCGCCCCCATGGTGGCGCTGCTCTTTTTCATCTGGTGGGTCGACCAGTACGACAGGGAGCCGCTCAAATACGTGTTCGCGTCTTTCCTCTGGGGCGGTCTCGGGGCGATTGCCTTTTCCATACTCGGTACTGAAGCCGGAATAAGGATGCTGGGGGGCTTCGTGAACAGTACCGGGTTCGATTTTCCGGCCGTGGTCCTGGCCCCTTTCATAGAGGAATTCATGAAGGGTCTCATAGTTTTCTTCCTCCTCAGGTACAGGCATTTCGATAACGTAACAGACGGTCTCGTTTACGGCGCCGCCTCCGGTCTCGGGTTCGGCATGACGGAGAATTTCATGTACTTCACCCAGTTCGCCGGTAATTCGCCCGGCTACGAGTGGCTGAACCTCCTCTTCGTGAGGAGCATGATGACGGCGAACATGCACTGCGCGGCGAGCGCCACGTTCGGCGCCGGAATAAGCAAACTGAAGGACGGAGGGAAAAACGCCTGGCTGTCCGTGGGCGGATTTTATCTACTGGCCGTGTTCCTACACGCCACGTGGAACTTCCTCGTCACGTCGAGGGTTGAGGCCTACTGGGGACTTGCGGTTATCATCCTTTTCGTTTATATCGTTTTCATATTCGTGATTTTCGTGAAGGGGATTCTCGGAGAGAGGAAGCAGCGGGAAGTGGTCCTCGTAGAGGAGTTCGACCTGGGTGTCCTGCCCGCCGATCATAGAAAGATATTGATGTCCTACAGGGCGATGAGGAAGGGGGGCTGGTTCCCCGAGTATCTGAATAAGGACAAATACCTCTCGCTCGTAAGCAGGCTCGCCTTACGCAAAACATCTTATTACAAATCTGAGGGCAGCCGGCAGGCCGCCCTCCAGAAGGAGATAGTCGAGCTCAGGGTGGAGCTCAAGAGGTTCGCCGACCTATTGCAGCAATTACAACAGGAAAAGGCCGCGACTTAG
- a CDS encoding aquaporin, with protein MKKYAVEFIGTFFFVLTVGLTVIEPGAGVMAPLAIGSVLMVMVYAGGHISGGHYNPAVTLAVWMRGRCPSADAPIYMIAQWAAAVVAGFLALYLKGMPEIAPLTPNVVYALIVEFLFTFALAYVVLNSATSKNTAGNSFYGLAIGFTVVIAAYSAGAISGGAFNPAIALGITVMGISAVSNIWIFLVANFLGGAVAALVFNALNPDDK; from the coding sequence ATGAAAAAGTATGCGGTTGAGTTCATAGGAACTTTCTTCTTCGTGCTGACAGTGGGTTTGACGGTAATAGAGCCGGGGGCTGGCGTAATGGCTCCCCTCGCGATTGGCTCGGTGCTGATGGTGATGGTATATGCGGGCGGACACATCTCGGGCGGGCACTACAATCCGGCTGTGACTCTCGCTGTCTGGATGAGAGGGCGCTGTCCCTCGGCCGACGCGCCTATCTACATGATTGCCCAGTGGGCGGCCGCGGTCGTTGCGGGCTTTCTCGCTCTTTATTTGAAAGGCATGCCTGAGATCGCACCGTTAACGCCCAACGTCGTATATGCGTTAATCGTCGAGTTTCTTTTCACCTTCGCGCTCGCTTATGTTGTGCTCAACTCGGCGACTTCAAAGAATACCGCAGGTAATTCATTCTACGGGCTCGCCATCGGCTTTACGGTCGTGATCGCGGCCTATTCCGCGGGAGCCATCTCGGGCGGGGCGTTCAATCCGGCGATCGCTCTCGGGATAACCGTGATGGGAATATCAGCGGTGAGCAATATATGGATCTTCCTCGTCGCCAATTTCCTGGGCGGCGCCGTCGCGGCGCTCGTGTTCAACGCGCTCAACCCGGACGATAAATAA
- the alaS gene encoding alanine--tRNA ligase: MTGSEIRNRFLEYFVGKGHTVVKSSSLIPKNDPTLLFTNAGMVQFKDVFLGLDKRDYKRAASSQKCVRAGGKHNDLENVGYTSRHHTFFEMLGNFSFGDYFKKEAIEFAWELITVVFRLPEDRLWVTVFTEDDEAAELWRKVVGLPADRIVRLGEKDNFWAMGETGPCGPCSEIIIDQGDGFGCGKPDCAVGCDCDRFLELWNLVFMQYDRDKSGRLNPLPNPSIDTGMGLERITAVLQGVKSNYDTDLLRGIISSVEEIAGKRYGGDPSTDVSMRVMADHARAVTFLISDGVFPSNEGRGYVLRRILRRAVRHAKKLGIEEPCLYRVTGKVRDIMRDAYPELDERIGFVAEVVRNEEERFFETIDRGLELLNAEIEKREAENVLPGEVVFKLYDTFGFPVDLTQDIARERGLTLDYEGFDREMERQREKSRKAWKGAGEEGLEPHYKDFVSGGLTVTFTGYSKTRDTGRITAIVKDGVLVDSAAQGDKVDIITDKTPFYGESGGQVGDKGIMEGESGTAEVVDTKKPLPNIIVHHAVIKKGSLWVGDEVSLRVNEKLRHGAETHHSTTHILHAVLREVLGKHVGQAGSLVAPGRLRFDFTHHSSVDEKELRKIEDIINERIRWDDRVVTEPDVPYDEAMKRGAMAFFQEKYGDRVRVVSIGDYSKELCGGTHLESAGEAGLFKIVSETASAAGVRRIEAVSGESAWNFVRGIEEKLAEASRILRVPESDVIPRIGKLVEENEAIRKELETVKSRMLSERTGDIMESVKNVNGLNVLSVEIPDADPDQLRKVWDDVRSKLSSGIAVLGTRDDGKAYLLVGVTSDLHKKYHSGNIVKELAPVIGGKGGGRPDMAQAGGNNPEKLPEALEKVFEILAAA, from the coding sequence ATGACAGGTTCGGAAATAAGAAACAGGTTTCTCGAGTATTTTGTGGGCAAGGGCCATACGGTCGTGAAGAGCTCTTCGCTTATTCCCAAGAACGACCCGACGCTCCTTTTCACTAACGCAGGTATGGTCCAGTTCAAAGACGTGTTCCTCGGGCTCGACAAGAGGGATTACAAGAGGGCCGCGTCCTCCCAGAAATGCGTCAGGGCCGGCGGGAAGCATAACGACTTGGAGAACGTCGGCTACACGTCGAGGCATCATACGTTTTTCGAGATGCTCGGCAATTTCTCGTTCGGGGATTATTTCAAGAAGGAGGCCATAGAGTTCGCCTGGGAGCTTATCACCGTTGTCTTCAGGCTCCCCGAGGACAGGCTATGGGTGACGGTATTCACGGAGGACGACGAGGCAGCTGAGCTGTGGCGGAAAGTCGTCGGGCTTCCTGCCGATAGAATCGTCAGGCTGGGTGAGAAAGATAATTTCTGGGCGATGGGGGAGACAGGCCCCTGCGGCCCGTGCTCCGAGATAATAATAGACCAGGGAGACGGTTTCGGCTGCGGGAAGCCGGACTGCGCGGTAGGGTGCGACTGCGACAGGTTCCTCGAGCTATGGAACCTCGTATTTATGCAGTACGACAGGGACAAGTCGGGCAGGCTCAATCCGCTGCCAAACCCGAGCATAGACACGGGCATGGGGCTCGAGAGGATCACGGCCGTGCTCCAGGGCGTGAAGAGCAACTACGATACAGACCTCTTGAGGGGGATAATTTCAAGCGTGGAAGAAATAGCCGGGAAGCGGTACGGGGGAGATCCGTCGACCGACGTATCCATGAGGGTTATGGCCGACCACGCGCGCGCGGTCACGTTCCTCATATCGGACGGCGTATTCCCGTCCAATGAGGGCAGGGGCTACGTGCTGAGGAGGATACTCAGACGCGCCGTCCGGCATGCAAAGAAGCTCGGTATAGAGGAGCCTTGTCTTTACAGGGTTACGGGCAAGGTCAGGGATATAATGCGGGACGCTTATCCGGAGCTCGACGAGAGGATCGGCTTCGTTGCCGAGGTCGTCAGGAACGAAGAAGAGCGTTTCTTCGAAACTATAGACAGGGGCCTCGAGCTGCTCAACGCGGAGATCGAAAAGAGGGAGGCGGAGAATGTCCTTCCCGGAGAGGTGGTCTTCAAGTTATACGACACGTTCGGATTCCCTGTAGACCTCACGCAGGACATCGCGCGGGAGCGCGGGCTCACGCTCGATTACGAGGGGTTCGACAGGGAGATGGAGAGGCAGAGGGAGAAGTCGAGGAAGGCATGGAAAGGGGCAGGCGAAGAGGGCCTCGAGCCTCACTATAAAGATTTCGTCTCGGGCGGGCTCACCGTTACGTTCACAGGATACAGTAAGACCCGCGATACGGGAAGAATAACCGCGATAGTCAAAGATGGCGTATTGGTCGATAGCGCGGCCCAGGGTGATAAAGTCGACATCATAACGGACAAGACGCCATTCTACGGAGAGTCGGGAGGACAGGTCGGCGACAAGGGGATAATGGAGGGCGAGAGCGGCACGGCCGAAGTCGTCGACACGAAGAAGCCTCTCCCCAATATAATCGTTCATCACGCGGTGATAAAGAAAGGCTCTCTATGGGTCGGGGACGAAGTCTCGCTCAGGGTGAACGAGAAGCTCAGGCACGGGGCGGAGACACACCATTCGACTACGCACATCCTGCACGCAGTGCTCAGGGAAGTGCTCGGAAAGCACGTGGGCCAGGCGGGCTCGCTCGTTGCGCCCGGGAGGCTCAGGTTCGATTTCACTCACCATTCATCCGTAGACGAGAAGGAGCTGAGGAAGATCGAAGACATCATCAACGAAAGGATAAGGTGGGACGACAGGGTCGTCACGGAGCCTGACGTCCCCTACGACGAGGCAATGAAAAGGGGCGCGATGGCGTTCTTCCAGGAGAAGTACGGGGACAGGGTGAGGGTCGTGAGCATAGGGGATTACAGCAAGGAGCTCTGCGGCGGGACTCACCTCGAATCGGCCGGAGAGGCCGGGCTGTTCAAGATAGTTTCCGAGACCGCATCGGCCGCGGGCGTGAGACGCATAGAGGCCGTATCGGGCGAGTCCGCATGGAACTTCGTGAGGGGCATTGAGGAAAAGCTCGCCGAGGCCTCCCGCATACTGAGGGTCCCGGAATCTGACGTAATACCCAGGATAGGGAAGCTCGTCGAGGAGAACGAGGCGATCAGGAAAGAGCTCGAGACCGTCAAGAGCAGGATGCTCAGCGAGAGGACAGGGGACATCATGGAGAGCGTAAAGAACGTGAACGGGCTCAACGTGCTGTCGGTAGAGATACCGGACGCCGACCCCGACCAGTTGAGGAAGGTCTGGGACGATGTGAGGTCGAAGCTCAGCTCGGGGATCGCCGTGCTGGGCACCAGGGACGACGGCAAGGCGTATCTGCTCGTCGGCGTTACGAGCGACCTCCACAAGAAATACCACTCGGGCAATATCGTGAAGGAGCTTGCGCCCGTGATAGGCGGGAAGGGCGGGGGCAGGCCCGACATGGCTCAGGCGGGCGGGAACAACCCCGAGAAGCTCCCCGAGGCGCTGGAGAAGGTCTTCGAGATCCTGGCCGCGGCCTGA
- a CDS encoding glucosidase translates to MDNAEKKRLDDSREKITPWKKWGPYLSERQWGTVREDYSDTGTAWDYFPHDHARSRAYRWGEDGLAGISDDKQTLCFAIALWNGNDPIIKERLFGLTNSEGNHGEDVKEYYFYIDSTPTHSYMKYLYKYPHAAYPYRDLVRKNREATRNQLEYELINTGVFDDDRYFDVFVEYAKDSPEEILISITAVNRGKETAELHVLPTLWFRNTWSWSEPTPKPSIRQIKTGKEFTAAEASHEILGQRFLYYEGKADLLFTENETNTERIFGTPNPSPYVKDGINDYIVSGRKEAVNPRKTGTKVSAHYSLTIAAGEEKTVRLVLSDKSPEPAGRNPFRDFDKTTAVRKMEADEFYDSITPPSIDKDSKNVMRQALAGMLWTKQYYYFDLDKWLREHGADIMTMRSGKSVRNREWFHMINDDVISMPDKWEYPWYAAWDLGFHTIALDMVDPDFSRYQLELMLREVYLHPNGQIPAYEWNFSDVNPPVHAFACLFLYNTQKQLYGKGSVEFLKHVFDKLVLNFTWWVNRKDRHGKNIFEGGFLGLDNIGVFDRSSPLPTGGFLEQADGTAWMAMFCQNMLEIAFELAKFDQTYEEMALKFAEHFLWIASAMDRTGESHDEMWDEEDGFFYDILRFPDGSAERLKVRSLVGLLPLCASTVYDYETVERFPKFKERLKKRLDRMPDLLANIHPIAKTGYANRYLLSILNEDKLRRVLSSMLDENEFLSDYGIRSISRYHREHPYIFKVHGEEYKVEYMPAESSSGLFGGNSNWRGPIWFPINILIIRALLHLYKYYGDEFKVECPTGSGKFMTLYEAADEISRRLKSIFTRDEKGRRPVYGAAGKFQSDPNFRDYILFYEYFHGDNGAGIGASHQTGWTGLVAKLIQMYGYVTSELILEVPRGGAEVYKKKK, encoded by the coding sequence GTGGACAACGCAGAGAAGAAACGCCTCGACGATTCGAGGGAGAAGATAACCCCGTGGAAGAAGTGGGGGCCTTATCTGAGTGAAAGGCAGTGGGGGACGGTGAGGGAAGACTACAGCGATACGGGCACCGCGTGGGACTACTTCCCACACGACCACGCGCGCTCACGCGCCTACAGGTGGGGCGAGGACGGGCTCGCCGGCATCTCGGACGACAAGCAGACTCTGTGCTTTGCCATTGCTCTCTGGAACGGCAACGACCCCATAATCAAGGAACGCCTCTTCGGCCTTACGAACAGCGAGGGGAACCACGGAGAGGACGTGAAAGAATATTACTTCTATATAGACAGCACGCCGACCCATTCGTACATGAAATACCTTTATAAATATCCTCATGCCGCTTACCCTTACCGAGACCTGGTGCGGAAGAACAGAGAGGCAACGAGAAACCAGCTCGAATACGAGCTGATAAATACGGGCGTATTCGACGACGACAGGTATTTCGACGTTTTCGTAGAATATGCTAAGGATTCACCGGAAGAAATTCTGATAAGCATCACTGCCGTCAACCGCGGGAAAGAGACCGCGGAGCTACATGTCCTTCCCACGCTATGGTTCAGGAACACCTGGTCGTGGTCCGAACCCACTCCCAAGCCTTCGATCAGGCAGATAAAAACAGGAAAAGAATTCACTGCAGCCGAGGCTTCCCACGAGATTCTCGGGCAACGGTTTCTATACTACGAGGGCAAAGCGGACCTTTTATTTACCGAGAACGAAACGAACACGGAGCGGATTTTCGGAACGCCCAACCCGAGCCCCTATGTCAAGGACGGGATCAACGATTATATAGTGAGTGGGAGGAAAGAAGCAGTCAATCCGCGCAAGACAGGCACCAAGGTCTCGGCTCATTATAGCCTCACGATCGCGGCCGGAGAGGAAAAGACCGTGCGCCTCGTCTTATCCGACAAATCCCCCGAGCCCGCGGGTAGAAACCCGTTCAGGGATTTCGACAAGACAACGGCCGTGCGAAAGATGGAAGCTGACGAGTTCTACGATTCCATTACCCCTCCATCCATCGATAAGGATTCAAAGAACGTGATGCGTCAGGCCCTGGCGGGGATGCTATGGACAAAGCAATACTATTATTTCGATCTCGACAAGTGGCTGCGAGAGCACGGCGCAGACATCATGACCATGAGATCCGGGAAGAGCGTGAGGAACAGGGAATGGTTCCACATGATAAACGACGACGTGATATCGATGCCCGACAAGTGGGAATACCCCTGGTACGCAGCCTGGGACCTCGGCTTTCATACTATCGCGCTCGACATGGTAGACCCCGATTTCTCAAGGTATCAGCTCGAGCTCATGCTCCGCGAGGTCTATCTACACCCGAACGGACAGATACCGGCGTATGAATGGAACTTCAGCGACGTGAACCCGCCCGTGCACGCCTTCGCCTGTCTCTTCCTCTACAATACCCAGAAGCAGCTCTACGGAAAGGGGAGCGTCGAGTTCCTGAAGCACGTATTCGACAAGCTCGTGCTCAACTTCACATGGTGGGTGAACAGGAAGGACCGTCACGGGAAGAATATCTTCGAAGGCGGATTCCTCGGCCTCGACAATATCGGGGTATTCGACCGCAGCTCGCCGCTGCCTACAGGAGGGTTCCTGGAGCAGGCGGACGGCACCGCGTGGATGGCGATGTTCTGCCAGAACATGCTGGAGATAGCCTTCGAGCTCGCGAAGTTCGACCAGACGTACGAGGAAATGGCCTTGAAGTTCGCCGAGCATTTCCTCTGGATCGCATCCGCTATGGACCGCACGGGCGAGAGCCACGACGAGATGTGGGACGAGGAGGACGGTTTTTTCTACGACATACTGAGGTTCCCCGACGGGAGCGCCGAGCGCCTGAAGGTAAGGTCGCTCGTAGGCCTCCTTCCCCTCTGCGCATCGACAGTTTACGATTATGAGACGGTAGAGCGCTTCCCGAAATTCAAGGAGCGGTTGAAAAAACGACTCGACAGGATGCCCGACCTTCTCGCGAACATACATCCGATCGCAAAAACCGGTTACGCGAACAGGTACCTGCTTTCCATACTCAATGAGGACAAGCTGAGGCGCGTGCTATCGAGCATGCTCGACGAAAACGAGTTCCTGAGCGACTACGGCATACGCTCCATCTCCCGCTACCACAGGGAGCATCCATATATATTCAAAGTGCATGGCGAGGAGTATAAGGTCGAGTATATGCCCGCCGAATCCAGCTCCGGGCTCTTCGGGGGGAACTCCAACTGGCGGGGCCCGATATGGTTCCCGATAAACATACTGATAATCAGGGCGCTCCTCCACCTCTATAAATATTACGGCGACGAGTTCAAGGTAGAGTGCCCGACCGGCTCCGGGAAATTCATGACCCTTTACGAAGCTGCCGATGAAATATCCAGGCGGCTGAAGAGCATATTTACCAGAGACGAAAAAGGAAGGAGGCCGGTTTACGGAGCGGCCGGGAAATTCCAGTCCGACCCGAACTTCAGGGACTACATATTATTTTACGAGTATTTTCACGGCGACAACGGCGCGGGCATTGGCGCGAGTCACCAGACTGGCTGGACGGGGCTCGTAGCCAAGCTCATACAGATGTACGGATACGTAACGAGTGAGCTCATTCTCGAAGTCCCCCGCGGCGGCGCAGAGGTGTATAAGAAGAAGAAATAG
- the rlmN gene encoding 23S rRNA (adenine(2503)-C(2))-methyltransferase RlmN gives MNIKDLSPVELEKFITDNGLEPFRARQIGKWLYRKGALSFDEMTDLSKGTRELLKSTFSAGDSMEIAEEQVSADGTRKFLFRLLDGKQIESVLIPDKGRHTLCISSQVGCALGCTFCLTGTIGKIRNLTPSEIIDQYMLVNRLTGGSVTNIVFMGMGEPLDNLENLVRALKTMTDENFLGLSPRRITVSTSGIVPKIKELGEQVSVNLAVSLNAPRDELRDVIMPINKRYPIKELIKASVKFPVPPRKALMFEYVLLSKVNDSDRDAYDLGHLLSGINCKVNLIPFNEAGPLPYRSPTRERVLRFQEILVSFGLNVRIRKSRGRDILGACGQLAAEYPVRKIKNIKVSAQAVL, from the coding sequence ATGAACATCAAGGATTTGAGTCCGGTGGAATTAGAAAAATTCATTACGGATAATGGATTAGAGCCGTTCCGCGCCCGCCAGATCGGCAAATGGCTTTACAGAAAGGGTGCCCTGTCGTTCGACGAAATGACGGATCTCTCCAAGGGCACTAGAGAGCTGCTCAAGAGCACATTCTCAGCGGGAGATTCGATGGAGATAGCGGAAGAGCAGGTATCGGCCGACGGCACGAGGAAGTTCCTTTTCAGACTCCTCGACGGCAAGCAGATAGAGAGTGTTCTGATTCCCGACAAGGGGAGGCACACGCTCTGCATATCTTCACAGGTCGGATGCGCGCTGGGGTGCACGTTCTGCCTCACCGGCACGATCGGGAAAATAAGGAACCTGACTCCTTCCGAAATTATAGATCAATACATGCTCGTCAACCGCCTGACGGGCGGCTCTGTCACCAATATCGTATTTATGGGAATGGGGGAGCCGCTGGACAACCTTGAGAACCTCGTGAGGGCGCTCAAGACCATGACGGACGAGAATTTCCTCGGTCTCTCGCCCAGGAGGATAACGGTTTCTACTTCGGGCATCGTTCCGAAAATAAAAGAGCTTGGCGAGCAGGTCTCCGTCAACCTGGCCGTGTCGCTCAACGCGCCGCGGGACGAATTGAGGGACGTCATTATGCCTATAAATAAAAGGTATCCGATAAAGGAGCTCATCAAGGCGAGCGTGAAATTCCCCGTGCCCCCGAGGAAAGCGCTCATGTTCGAGTATGTCCTTTTGAGCAAGGTCAACGATTCCGACAGGGACGCTTACGACCTGGGACACCTGCTATCCGGTATAAATTGCAAAGTGAACCTCATTCCCTTCAACGAGGCTGGTCCTCTGCCTTACCGCTCGCCGACTCGTGAGAGGGTGCTCCGTTTCCAGGAGATACTGGTGTCGTTCGGGTTGAACGTCAGGATAAGGAAGAGCAGGGGGCGGGATATCCTGGGGGCATGCGGTCAGCTTGCCGCCGAATACCCGGTCAGGAAAATAAAGAACATTAAAGTCTCGGCTCAGGCGGTTTTATAA
- the rpoH gene encoding RNA polymerase sigma factor RpoH encodes MSQDQEKKKEKKHATTLLPAPTTSLHRYIAEISNYPVLSREEEYKLAKKYRDEGDLDAARKLVTSNLKFVVRVANEYKNYGFSTMDIIQEGNVGLMHAVKGFDPTKGYRLISYAVWWIRAYIQNYIIKSWSLVKVGTTQAQRKLFYKLRSTKKELEMGGEALSSEDYRELAERLNVPDEAVIEMEQRMGGKDLSLDVGLTDERDASHLDFLTGGEATQEELLTKAQEEERVRSGMAVALKTLKERERYIIEKRVLADKPLTLEELGSKFNISRERVRQIESAALKKIKDVLAERGISK; translated from the coding sequence ATGTCTCAGGATCAAGAAAAAAAGAAAGAAAAGAAGCACGCGACCACACTCCTCCCAGCCCCTACTACGTCCCTCCACAGATACATCGCGGAGATAAGCAATTACCCCGTCCTCAGCCGGGAGGAAGAGTACAAGCTCGCCAAAAAGTACAGGGACGAGGGCGACCTCGACGCCGCCCGCAAGCTCGTCACGTCCAACCTGAAATTCGTCGTCAGGGTGGCGAACGAATACAAGAACTACGGGTTCAGCACTATGGACATCATACAGGAGGGGAACGTCGGGCTCATGCACGCGGTAAAGGGGTTCGACCCGACCAAGGGCTACCGCCTGATCTCCTACGCCGTCTGGTGGATCAGGGCGTACATACAGAACTACATAATAAAGAGCTGGAGCCTCGTCAAGGTAGGCACGACGCAAGCCCAGCGGAAGCTCTTCTACAAGCTCCGCTCGACGAAAAAAGAGCTCGAGATGGGCGGCGAGGCGCTGAGCTCAGAAGACTACAGGGAGCTCGCCGAAAGGCTCAACGTGCCGGACGAAGCGGTGATCGAGATGGAGCAGAGGATGGGCGGCAAGGACCTGTCGCTTGACGTGGGGCTTACGGACGAGCGGGACGCCTCGCACCTCGACTTCCTCACTGGAGGGGAAGCCACACAGGAAGAGCTGCTGACGAAGGCCCAAGAGGAAGAGAGGGTGAGGAGCGGAATGGCCGTCGCCCTCAAAACGCTTAAGGAGAGGGAAAGGTACATCATAGAGAAGCGGGTGCTCGCCGATAAGCCTCTCACGCTCGAAGAGCTCGGCAGCAAATTCAATATATCGAGAGAGCGAGTCAGACAGATAGAGAGCGCGGCGCTTAAGAAGATAAAGGACGTACTCGCTGAGAGGGGAATAAGTAAGTAA
- a CDS encoding DUF72 domain-containing protein, translated as MAKDRHIHIGTSGWHYGHWEGPFYPDHIKSDRYLEYYSKFFHTVEINSSFYRMPDKETVREWRDTVPEKFIFSVKASRYITHMKKLKEPLEAVSFLVNTVSLFENKLGPILFQLPPRWHVDAERLESFVRSLPRNRSYAFEFRDTSWFDKRVYEILERHNMAFCIYEIGRVLSPRIVTADIVYVRLHGPDGPYRGKYSDHVLEGWAGAFSGWAKQGMEVFCYFDNDEAGYAPQDAMRLQEMVA; from the coding sequence ATGGCTAAGGATAGGCACATCCACATCGGGACGTCGGGCTGGCATTACGGGCACTGGGAAGGCCCGTTTTATCCAGACCATATCAAAAGCGATAGGTACCTCGAATATTATTCGAAGTTCTTCCACACGGTGGAGATCAACAGCTCCTTTTACAGAATGCCTGACAAGGAAACCGTCCGGGAATGGCGCGACACTGTGCCCGAGAAATTCATATTCTCGGTCAAAGCCAGCCGCTATATCACGCACATGAAAAAATTAAAGGAGCCCCTGGAAGCTGTATCCTTTCTCGTAAATACGGTTTCGCTATTCGAGAATAAGCTCGGGCCGATTTTATTCCAGCTCCCGCCAAGATGGCACGTCGATGCCGAGAGACTGGAATCGTTTGTCAGATCGCTGCCCCGCAACCGCAGCTATGCGTTCGAGTTCAGGGACACATCCTGGTTCGACAAACGCGTTTACGAGATCCTCGAAAGACACAACATGGCATTCTGCATATACGAAATAGGCAGAGTTCTATCCCCGAGGATCGTCACTGCGGACATAGTCTACGTAAGACTTCACGGGCCCGACGGGCCGTACAGGGGAAAATATTCGGACCACGTGCTTGAAGGTTGGGCAGGCGCGTTTTCGGGGTGGGCGAAACAAGGCATGGAGGTATTCTGCTATTTCGACAACGACGAAGCGGGTTATGCGCCTCAGGACGCGATGAGGTTACAGGAGATGGTGGCGTAA